The Streptomyces sp. HUAS CB01 genome has a segment encoding these proteins:
- a CDS encoding Hsp70 family protein, whose translation MTFGIDFGTSNSVVAHWNGHTTEVLPVDGDNVPAQWRMSEFEQLFPSVLSVRDLQRTLCFGWEAKTGTSEPLDAVKRMLGTRSGAEKDGGIDGLEVAAQLEEHHAWVGSEKFHSTVAAASLFSRMKEGVSAQLLDLSDAVVTVPANATGGARYRTRAAAALGGVKVRALLNEPTAAAISYAHDVPVPGRFLVFDWGGGTIDVTVLEYDDGLFEEQTSRGITALGGLEFDNALAQLIQQKIGLTADQLTKAERRRWRRSVELTKIALSSVPMDGALFFDLPVGLAPSISRREVRITAIEYTEAITPLITRALETVQQALEDLAITADDVDSVLMIGGTSQIPQVRHALGELLGHDRIVDSGLCRPMTAVARGAAIYAASLDGELGDDSDFSLVTSYDLGTAVSAGEQKGFRAIIRRNATLPAEGSATFYPDTPRASFVRVPVIEGEVGYPADSDRAFPLANIEVDLPTREQDTRRNKIEIKFRYNESGILRFTATHAATGKQLVEREIDSFGPDGTPLQHGLDDELTRLLAHTVRPFADGSSHVRHLSSAESANVRPAPIDLTVRVVEADPAVTVNGEPQGVVTGGL comes from the coding sequence ATGACCTTCGGTATCGACTTCGGCACCAGCAACTCCGTGGTGGCCCACTGGAACGGGCACACCACCGAAGTGCTGCCGGTCGACGGCGACAACGTGCCTGCCCAGTGGCGGATGTCGGAGTTCGAGCAGCTCTTTCCCTCCGTGCTCTCCGTCCGCGACCTCCAGCGCACCCTCTGCTTCGGCTGGGAGGCGAAGACCGGCACGAGCGAGCCGCTCGACGCCGTGAAGCGCATGCTCGGCACCCGCTCCGGTGCCGAGAAGGACGGCGGCATCGACGGTCTCGAGGTCGCGGCCCAGCTGGAGGAGCACCACGCATGGGTCGGCTCGGAGAAGTTCCACAGCACGGTCGCGGCCGCTTCCCTCTTCAGCCGGATGAAGGAAGGCGTCTCGGCCCAGCTGCTCGACCTCTCCGACGCGGTCGTCACCGTCCCTGCCAACGCCACAGGCGGCGCCCGCTACCGCACCCGTGCCGCGGCAGCGCTCGGCGGAGTGAAGGTCCGGGCCCTGCTCAACGAGCCCACCGCGGCTGCGATCTCGTACGCCCACGACGTCCCGGTCCCCGGCCGTTTCCTCGTCTTCGACTGGGGCGGCGGCACTATCGATGTCACCGTCCTCGAATACGACGACGGCCTCTTCGAGGAGCAGACCTCCCGCGGTATCACCGCCCTCGGAGGCCTGGAGTTCGACAACGCGCTGGCCCAGCTGATTCAGCAGAAGATCGGCCTGACCGCGGACCAGCTCACCAAGGCCGAACGACGCCGGTGGCGCCGTTCGGTCGAGCTGACGAAGATCGCCCTGTCCTCCGTGCCGATGGACGGCGCGCTCTTCTTCGACCTCCCGGTCGGCCTCGCCCCCTCGATCTCGAGGCGAGAGGTCCGGATCACCGCGATCGAGTACACCGAAGCCATCACCCCGCTCATCACTCGCGCCCTGGAGACGGTCCAGCAAGCTCTGGAAGACCTGGCTATCACCGCCGACGACGTCGACTCCGTTCTGATGATCGGCGGCACCTCGCAGATCCCCCAGGTGCGTCACGCCCTGGGCGAGCTCCTCGGTCACGACCGCATCGTCGACAGCGGCCTGTGCCGGCCCATGACTGCCGTCGCCCGAGGCGCGGCCATCTATGCGGCCTCCCTCGACGGCGAACTCGGCGACGACAGCGACTTCTCCCTGGTCACCAGCTACGACCTGGGCACGGCGGTGAGCGCGGGTGAACAGAAGGGCTTCCGCGCCATCATCCGACGCAATGCCACGCTCCCCGCGGAGGGTTCGGCCACCTTCTACCCGGACACACCGCGTGCTTCCTTCGTGCGCGTCCCGGTGATCGAGGGCGAGGTCGGCTACCCGGCCGACAGCGACCGTGCCTTCCCCTTGGCCAACATCGAGGTGGATCTTCCGACTCGTGAACAGGACACCCGCCGGAACAAGATCGAGATCAAGTTCCGCTACAACGAGAGTGGCATCCTGCGCTTCACCGCCACCCACGCGGCCACCGGCAAGCAGCTCGTCGAGCGCGAGATCGACTCGTTCGGCCCCGACGGCACCCCACTGCAGCACGGCCTCGACGACGAATTGACCCGCCTCCTGGCCCACACCGTCCGCCCGTTCGCCGACGGCTCTTCCCACGTGCGACATCTCTCGTCAGCTGAATCAGCCAACGTCCGTCCCGCGCCGATCGACTTGACTGTGCGCGTGGTGGAGGCCGACCCGGCCGTAACGGTCAACGGCGAGCCACAGGGCGTGGTGACGGGGGGACTTTGA
- a CDS encoding WXG100 family type VII secretion target, giving the protein MGVRGAGAGREGGVDLRASSQDLTKLADDLDDMQDHLDQQIRRMDAVVDRIEAGWRGPAATAYRGFHRAAAEDAVRIREVIRHLEQAVRLSRDGFTEQELEVMAKLRGIAVDIDSEVGKLSTPNQETAGPVPPRSSLDSF; this is encoded by the coding sequence ATGGGCGTACGTGGTGCGGGCGCGGGCCGAGAGGGCGGCGTCGATCTCAGGGCGTCGAGCCAGGACCTCACCAAACTGGCCGATGACCTCGATGACATGCAGGATCACCTGGACCAACAGATCAGGCGGATGGACGCGGTCGTCGACCGCATCGAGGCGGGTTGGCGAGGGCCGGCGGCGACGGCGTACCGCGGGTTCCACCGGGCGGCGGCCGAGGACGCCGTACGCATCCGCGAAGTGATCCGGCACCTTGAGCAGGCCGTACGTCTGAGCCGGGACGGCTTCACGGAACAGGAACTGGAAGTGATGGCCAAACTGCGCGGCATTGCGGTGGACATCGACAGCGAGGTCGGCAAACTGTCGACACCGAACCAGGAGACGGCCGGCCCCGTCCCTCCGCGCAGCAGTCTCGACTCCTTCTGA
- a CDS encoding WXG100 family type VII secretion target, producing MPTGSADDGHITVSFATLRELAAELEDILRKLNGSLDDLHDRVVPVVLSWEGEAREVFVDKLDEWDRSAQDLQAAQKWLHECATTSHINYAAAHQAVLRGWGAG from the coding sequence ATGCCGACCGGGAGCGCGGACGACGGCCACATCACCGTCTCCTTCGCCACCCTTCGCGAGCTCGCCGCCGAACTGGAGGACATCCTCAGGAAGCTCAACGGCAGTCTGGACGACCTCCACGACCGGGTCGTGCCGGTCGTGCTGTCCTGGGAGGGTGAGGCCCGCGAGGTCTTCGTCGACAAGCTCGACGAGTGGGACCGTTCGGCCCAGGACCTCCAGGCGGCCCAGAAGTGGCTGCACGAGTGCGCGACCACGAGCCACATCAACTACGCTGCAGCGCACCAGGCTGTGCTGCGCGGTTGGGGGGCC